A window from Aeromonas rivipollensis encodes these proteins:
- a CDS encoding OmpW family outer membrane protein codes for MKKVLPLLIAAAFASPAAMAHQAGDILVRGGLAFVSPQTSSDDVLGTGELDIDSNMQLGLTLSYMLTDNWGVELLAATPFSHSVSTPGLGEVAKVKHLPPTLMAQYYFGDANSKVRPYVGAGINYTTFFDEEGRGALAGTDVSVDSSWGLAGQVGLDMAINDRWFVNASAWLIDIDTDVHTAVGTINTSIDPVAFMFGVGYRF; via the coding sequence ATGAAAAAAGTGCTTCCTCTCCTGATCGCAGCCGCCTTTGCTTCCCCCGCCGCCATGGCCCATCAGGCCGGTGACATTCTGGTGCGTGGCGGTCTGGCCTTCGTCTCTCCCCAGACCAGCAGTGACGACGTTCTGGGCACCGGCGAACTGGATATCGACAGCAATATGCAGCTGGGGCTGACCCTCTCCTACATGCTGACGGACAACTGGGGTGTCGAGTTGCTGGCGGCGACGCCTTTCTCCCACTCGGTGTCGACCCCGGGGCTGGGTGAGGTCGCCAAGGTCAAGCACCTGCCGCCGACCCTGATGGCGCAGTACTACTTCGGGGATGCCAACAGCAAGGTGCGTCCCTATGTCGGCGCCGGCATCAACTACACCACCTTCTTCGATGAAGAGGGCCGTGGTGCCCTGGCGGGCACGGATGTGAGCGTTGACTCCTCCTGGGGGCTGGCGGGTCAGGTGGGTCTGGACATGGCGATCAACGACCGCTGGTTCGTCAACGCCTCCGCCTGGCTCATCGACATCGACACCGATGTACACACCGCAGTGGGTACCATCAATACCTCCATCGATCCGGTTGCCTTCATGTTCGGCGTCGGCTACCGCTTCTGA